A single region of the Neisseria zoodegmatis genome encodes:
- the aroE gene encoding shikimate dehydrogenase, with product MMNSTKPRYAVFGNPIAHSKSPQIHQQFAAQEGVQIEYERILAEPGAFAEAAARFFAEGGQGANVTVPFKTDAYDWVDEHSERAQAAEAVNTVIPLGGGRFRGDNTDGAGLVNDILQAQGVEIAGKRILILGAGGAVRGVIPVLLAQQPAAVTVANRTPAKAEELAARFGIQTAPLDALPHHHFDIVINGTSGGLSGSIPDVEAGVFGACELAYDMVYGEGAQAFLDFARRSGAQKTADGLGMLVGQAACAYALWRGFEPDIKPVIRYMKEAV from the coding sequence ATGATGAACAGCACCAAACCCCGTTATGCCGTGTTCGGCAACCCGATTGCACACAGCAAGTCGCCGCAAATCCATCAGCAGTTTGCCGCTCAGGAAGGCGTGCAGATTGAATACGAACGCATTTTGGCCGAACCGGGTGCGTTTGCCGAGGCGGCGGCACGTTTTTTTGCCGAAGGCGGGCAGGGGGCGAATGTAACCGTGCCGTTTAAAACCGATGCTTACGATTGGGTGGACGAGCATTCCGAACGGGCGCAGGCGGCGGAGGCGGTGAATACGGTTATTCCGTTGGGCGGCGGGCGTTTTCGCGGCGACAACACCGACGGTGCAGGCTTGGTCAACGATATTCTTCAGGCGCAGGGCGTGGAGATTGCGGGCAAGCGGATTCTGATTTTGGGTGCGGGCGGAGCCGTGCGTGGCGTGATTCCCGTGCTGTTGGCGCAGCAGCCCGCCGCCGTTACCGTTGCCAACCGCACACCGGCCAAAGCGGAAGAGCTGGCGGCGCGTTTCGGTATTCAGACGGCCCCGTTGGATGCTTTGCCGCATCATCATTTCGATATCGTTATCAACGGCACGTCGGGCGGTTTGAGTGGCAGCATTCCCGATGTAGAGGCAGGCGTGTTCGGCGCGTGCGAATTGGCCTACGATATGGTGTACGGCGAAGGTGCGCAGGCGTTTCTGGATTTCGCCCGCCGTTCGGGTGCGCAGAAAACGGCCGACGGCTTGGGCATGTTGGTGGGGCAGGCCGCGTGTGCTTATGCCTTGTGGCGGGGTTTCGAGCCGGACATCAAGCCCGTTATCCGATATATGAAAGAGGCCGTCTGA
- the mtgA gene encoding monofunctional biosynthetic peptidoglycan transglycosylase, with translation MIKWLIALPFAAFILFNAYVYGNIITYRAVAPHKTAFMSMRMSDFRDKGKDVELDYRWVPYDQISINLKKALIASEDAKFAAHGGFDWSGIRNAIKRNQRSGRIRGGGSTISQQLAKNLFLNESRSYWRKAEEAAITAMMEATTDKDRIFELYLNSIEWGYGIFGAEAASQHFYKKPAAKLTKQQAAQLAARVPRPLYYAENPRDRGLRAKTNIILRRMGSAELPDTE, from the coding sequence ATGATTAAATGGCTGATTGCACTGCCTTTTGCCGCCTTTATTCTGTTTAACGCCTATGTGTACGGCAACATCATTACCTACCGCGCCGTGGCACCGCACAAAACCGCGTTTATGAGCATGCGCATGAGCGATTTCCGCGATAAGGGCAAAGACGTGGAACTGGATTACCGTTGGGTGCCTTACGACCAAATTTCCATCAATCTCAAAAAAGCCCTGATTGCCTCGGAAGATGCCAAATTTGCCGCCCACGGCGGTTTTGATTGGAGCGGCATCCGCAACGCCATCAAACGCAACCAGCGCAGCGGCAGAATCCGCGGCGGCGGTTCGACCATCAGCCAGCAGTTGGCTAAGAACCTGTTTTTAAACGAAAGCCGCAGCTACTGGCGCAAGGCGGAAGAAGCGGCGATTACGGCGATGATGGAAGCGACCACCGATAAAGACCGCATTTTCGAGCTGTATTTGAATTCCATCGAATGGGGTTACGGCATTTTCGGTGCGGAAGCCGCGTCGCAGCACTTTTATAAAAAACCGGCAGCCAAGCTGACCAAGCAGCAGGCCGCGCAACTGGCCGCCCGCGTGCCGCGCCCGCTGTATTACGCCGAAAACCCGCGCGACAGAGGACTGCGTGCCAAGACGAATATTATTTTGCGGCGCATGGGTTCGGCGGAATTGCCGGATACGGAGTGA
- the rfbD gene encoding dTDP-4-dehydrorhamnose reductase: MRILLTGSKGQLGRCFKDRLPENWELIAADSATLDITDAEAVLNMVKSFQPDAVVNAAAYTAVEKAENERAKAFAVNGSAVHNLAAAARAVKARFLHISTDYVFDGKSKTPYTETAPPDPASTYGKSKLSGECLALAANPDSLIIRTAWVFSEYGSNFVKTILNLAASHNEITVVNDQTGCPTYAGDLAQAMITLLDKPVFPRGVYHYCGSSPVNRLEFAEQILQTASAVRPGFTAPALKGNTVDSSEPPFRPEYSVLDCNKIRHELDINAPDWQKSLGDVIAKLNH, encoded by the coding sequence ATGAGAATTCTGCTTACCGGCTCCAAAGGCCAGCTCGGCCGCTGCTTCAAAGACCGCCTTCCCGAAAACTGGGAGCTGATTGCCGCCGACTCCGCCACGCTCGACATTACCGACGCCGAAGCCGTGCTGAACATGGTTAAGAGCTTCCAACCCGACGCCGTGGTCAACGCCGCCGCCTACACCGCCGTTGAAAAAGCCGAAAACGAACGCGCCAAAGCCTTCGCCGTCAACGGCAGCGCCGTCCACAACCTTGCCGCAGCCGCCCGCGCCGTTAAAGCGCGCTTCCTCCACATTTCCACCGATTACGTTTTCGACGGCAAAAGCAAAACCCCCTACACCGAAACCGCCCCGCCCGACCCCGCCAGCACATACGGCAAATCCAAACTCTCCGGCGAATGCTTGGCGCTGGCCGCCAACCCCGACAGCCTGATCATCCGCACCGCGTGGGTGTTCAGCGAATACGGCAGCAATTTCGTGAAAACCATCCTCAACCTTGCCGCCTCGCACAACGAAATCACCGTCGTCAACGACCAAACCGGCTGCCCCACCTACGCGGGCGACTTGGCACAAGCCATGATTACCCTGCTCGACAAACCCGTCTTCCCCCGCGGCGTGTACCACTACTGCGGCAGCAGCCCCGTCAACCGTTTGGAATTTGCCGAACAGATTCTTCAGACGGCCTCAGCCGTCCGCCCCGGCTTTACCGCCCCCGCATTGAAAGGCAACACGGTCGATAGCTCCGAGCCGCCCTTCCGCCCCGAATACAGCGTGCTCGATTGCAACAAAATCCGCCACGAACTCGACATCAACGCCCCGGATTGGCAAAAATCGCTGGGCGACGTGATTGCCAAGCTCAATCATTAA